One genomic segment of Pseudomonas chlororaphis subsp. aurantiaca includes these proteins:
- a CDS encoding two-partner secretion domain-containing protein: MNKMYALVWNQALACWNVAHEGARRRRKSGARKGMVVAAVSLLGVGAMSSAFALPTGGAVVSGTGDILTFENGQEMSINQHSDKLITNWNGFSVAPGQTVTFNQPGKSSIALNRVVGTNASDIQGRVNANGQVFLVNPNGVVFGQGAQVNVGGLVASTRNISDADFTAGNYKFSGTSPAEIINNGSITTTQGGNVALLGTNVRNDGVIQAQMGRVALGAGDKFTVNFDGNNLLNLQVDGAAVDALVKNGGLLKADGGQVLMTAKSAGTMLQTVVNNQGTIEANTLRGTAGKITLDGGDMGKVLVAGVMTASATGTLGNGGVIETKGANTEVQLATRVNTLASNGQTGSWKITSNSVKVNPTAASGSDTAYADTLSSNLATTHIELASNAGDVVVGGPVTWNSGNRLKLSSKGDIELNGGLTATGANARVEMNAEKRVRLNGNVTLSGANASLGMNHNSGYALGQDAKVSLSGTGAAFDSNGSQYGVIQNATQLQAVNNNLNGLYVLGTDIKGYGAFKSIGGNSAFAGVFDGLGNTVSGFTVTNTGPNVGLFAANSGSISNLKLANMVVNGTTSGAGFSYIGGLAGSNTGTLTNVSTTGLRVNGSSAKHNVIGGLVGLNAGGSIDRASVGSASSALSASYVSGNSYTSSIGGLVGENVSGLAGAGNITNSTANVSLSGYMQRNPVGGVGGLVGSNKGGYIADSSSSGSINSIYRDLNMGGLIGYNQTGTVERSSSSASVRGYGASNIGGLVGLNTNSLIQESSSSSAVNGSGSAAVGGLVGSNQSSSLVDVKATGTVSDSSGVNIGGLVGYNSYGRIETAEVLGNVTGGSKANVGGLIGNNHGGVVEHTVARGKVVGGSQSHVGGLIGYNDGDLRSVEASGEVIGGFSSFVGGLVGTNDRNLGSIVETATSKGRVYGDLFSTVGGLAGQNHGQIVNSLALGAVGGSHYATLGGLVGLNTGNVRQSVATGKINYSGWGQIYGGLVGVNEGIMSYNSVLGEAAQVPVAGRNNGIIQ; the protein is encoded by the coding sequence GTGAACAAGATGTATGCACTGGTTTGGAACCAAGCCCTGGCGTGCTGGAATGTGGCTCATGAAGGGGCACGTCGCCGGCGCAAGTCGGGTGCGCGCAAGGGGATGGTCGTGGCGGCTGTCAGCCTGCTGGGAGTGGGCGCCATGTCGTCGGCATTCGCCCTGCCGACGGGGGGAGCCGTGGTATCCGGCACCGGCGATATCCTGACATTCGAGAATGGCCAGGAAATGTCGATCAACCAGCATAGCGACAAACTGATCACCAACTGGAATGGCTTCAGCGTCGCACCGGGCCAAACGGTCACCTTCAACCAACCCGGTAAAAGCTCGATAGCACTGAACCGCGTGGTCGGCACCAATGCCAGTGATATCCAGGGCCGGGTCAATGCCAACGGTCAGGTGTTTCTGGTCAACCCCAACGGTGTAGTGTTCGGCCAGGGCGCGCAGGTCAACGTGGGTGGTCTGGTGGCTTCGACCCGAAACATCAGCGATGCCGACTTTACGGCCGGTAACTACAAGTTCTCGGGCACCTCGCCAGCAGAGATTATCAACAACGGCAGCATTACCACTACCCAGGGCGGCAACGTGGCGCTGCTGGGTACCAACGTGCGCAACGATGGGGTGATCCAGGCGCAGATGGGGCGTGTGGCGCTGGGCGCGGGGGACAAGTTCACCGTGAACTTCGACGGCAACAACCTGCTCAATCTGCAGGTTGACGGAGCGGCTGTGGATGCCCTGGTGAAAAACGGCGGCCTGCTCAAGGCCGACGGCGGCCAGGTGCTGATGACCGCCAAGAGCGCGGGCACCATGTTGCAGACTGTGGTCAACAACCAGGGCACCATCGAGGCCAATACCTTAAGGGGTACTGCCGGCAAGATCACCCTCGATGGCGGTGATATGGGCAAGGTACTGGTGGCTGGTGTAATGACTGCTAGTGCTACGGGCACTCTAGGCAATGGCGGTGTGATCGAGACCAAAGGCGCGAATACCGAGGTGCAACTGGCGACCCGGGTCAATACCCTGGCCAGCAACGGCCAGACCGGCAGCTGGAAGATCACTTCGAACTCGGTCAAGGTCAATCCGACAGCGGCATCGGGTAGCGACACGGCCTACGCCGATACCCTGTCGAGCAACCTGGCGACCACCCATATCGAGCTGGCCAGCAATGCCGGCGATGTGGTGGTGGGCGGTCCTGTCACCTGGAACAGCGGCAATCGGCTGAAGCTGTCTTCCAAGGGCGATATTGAACTCAATGGCGGGCTGACCGCCACCGGCGCCAATGCCCGGGTCGAAATGAACGCCGAGAAAAGGGTCCGGCTCAATGGCAACGTGACCCTCAGCGGGGCCAATGCCAGCCTCGGGATGAACCATAACAGCGGCTATGCCCTGGGGCAGGACGCGAAGGTCTCCCTGTCCGGTACCGGGGCTGCGTTCGATTCCAATGGCTCGCAATATGGCGTCATCCAGAACGCCACGCAGCTGCAGGCGGTCAATAACAACCTCAACGGCCTGTATGTCCTGGGGACCGACATCAAGGGTTACGGTGCCTTCAAGTCCATTGGCGGCAATAGCGCTTTCGCCGGCGTCTTCGATGGCCTGGGCAATACCGTCAGCGGTTTCACGGTGACCAATACCGGGCCTAACGTCGGTCTGTTCGCCGCCAACTCGGGCAGTATCAGCAACCTGAAACTGGCGAACATGGTGGTGAATGGCACTACGTCTGGAGCCGGCTTCAGCTATATCGGTGGTCTGGCGGGGAGCAACACCGGGACCCTGACCAATGTCAGCACCACGGGCCTGCGTGTTAACGGCTCCTCGGCGAAACACAACGTCATTGGTGGCCTGGTCGGGCTCAATGCGGGTGGCTCCATCGATCGGGCATCGGTGGGCTCTGCGTCTTCTGCGCTTTCTGCGTCTTACGTGAGCGGTAACAGCTACACATCATCCATCGGTGGTCTTGTCGGTGAAAACGTTTCGGGACTGGCCGGCGCAGGCAATATTACCAATAGCACGGCGAACGTCAGTCTTTCAGGTTACATGCAGCGCAATCCCGTGGGCGGCGTTGGTGGTCTGGTCGGAAGCAACAAGGGCGGCTATATCGCCGACTCTTCGAGTAGTGGCTCCATCAACAGCATCTACAGGGACCTGAACATGGGGGGGCTGATTGGTTATAACCAGACCGGTACTGTCGAGCGCTCGAGTTCCTCTGCGTCAGTGCGGGGTTACGGCGCCAGCAACATCGGTGGGCTGGTAGGACTCAATACTAACAGCTTGATCCAAGAGTCCAGTTCCAGCAGTGCGGTAAACGGTAGCGGCAGCGCCGCGGTGGGCGGCCTGGTCGGTTCCAACCAGAGCAGCAGCCTGGTCGACGTTAAGGCCACCGGCACGGTTTCCGACTCGTCGGGCGTCAATATTGGTGGTCTGGTTGGCTATAACAGCTACGGTCGGATTGAAACCGCCGAGGTGTTGGGTAACGTCACTGGTGGCTCCAAGGCTAATGTCGGCGGGCTCATCGGTAACAACCACGGCGGTGTCGTCGAGCATACCGTGGCCCGTGGCAAGGTCGTGGGTGGCAGCCAAAGTCACGTCGGTGGACTGATCGGCTACAACGACGGCGACCTGCGTTCGGTTGAAGCCAGTGGCGAAGTCATCGGTGGGTTCAGCAGTTTCGTGGGTGGGCTGGTGGGTACCAACGACCGCAACCTGGGGAGTATCGTCGAGACGGCTACGTCCAAGGGCAGGGTCTACGGTGACCTTTTCAGCACCGTCGGTGGGCTGGCAGGGCAGAATCATGGTCAGATCGTCAACTCGTTAGCCCTGGGCGCAGTGGGTGGCAGTCACTACGCGACCTTGGGCGGTCTGGTGGGATTGAACACGGGTAACGTTCGTCAATCGGTGGCCACCGGCAAGATCAACTACTCGGGTTGGGGCCAGATTTATGGCGGTCTGGTCGGCGTTAACGAGGGGATCATGAGCTACAACTCGGTATTGGGTGAAGCTGCCCAGGTACCTGTCGCTGGCCGTAACAACGGAATCATCCAGTAA
- a CDS encoding ShlB/FhaC/HecB family hemolysin secretion/activation protein, with protein sequence MSPGWRGSCFVLAALLPLAVPDIALALQVPNAGQAMRDIESVQPAQPAPSELELDLPKAETPAAPAAPDTSGIRVQVKTFAIEGNQVFSTERLQELLADLRDKELDLAGLRGAAQRITDYYQKQGYVLARAFLPPQDIENGLVRIAVVEGRYGRIEVQNRSRALDQVVRAPLSSLNSGEAVYDADLERSLLLLSDLPGVQARGTLRPGQEYGTTDLVVDTESGPLLNGTLEADNFGGYYTGEYRLGGSLNLNNPLRLGDQLSLRAMRSDESQRYFRAAYQLPVGPWSTRIGGAYSEMSYRLGRNFEVLDYHGVASFRSFFVAQPLVRSRTFDLTAQLQYEDKRLRDDIDLFEFSSRKQIDLWTLSLSGNSQDRFFGGGQNFFDLSYGSGRLRFGDREEEVQDGRTAGTSGEFAKLNLNAARLQRLSDRFQLYTRLSAQWANDNLDSSEKLGLGGPYGVRGYPVGAGSGDQGWQASAELRYALAPRWQLSAFADSGTVKVNRQPWTSENNTRRITATGIGASWVGPSQQVNLTLAWPLHDNGKTREKPERRPQVWMNATQYF encoded by the coding sequence ATGAGTCCGGGGTGGCGCGGGTCATGTTTTGTCCTGGCGGCGCTGCTGCCACTGGCAGTGCCCGATATCGCCCTGGCTTTGCAGGTGCCTAACGCCGGCCAGGCGATGCGTGACATCGAGTCGGTCCAGCCGGCGCAGCCTGCTCCTTCGGAACTGGAGTTGGATCTGCCCAAGGCCGAGACACCCGCCGCGCCGGCAGCCCCGGACACTTCCGGGATCCGGGTGCAGGTCAAGACGTTTGCCATCGAGGGCAACCAGGTTTTCAGCACCGAGCGTTTGCAGGAGCTGCTGGCCGACCTGCGCGACAAGGAGTTGGACCTGGCCGGTTTGCGTGGGGCTGCGCAGCGCATTACCGACTACTACCAGAAGCAGGGTTATGTACTGGCCCGGGCTTTCCTGCCACCCCAGGACATTGAAAACGGCCTGGTGCGGATCGCTGTGGTCGAGGGGCGTTACGGGCGCATCGAAGTGCAGAACCGTTCGCGCGCCCTGGATCAAGTGGTGCGGGCGCCGCTGTCGTCGCTGAACAGCGGCGAGGCGGTATACGACGCGGACCTGGAACGCAGTCTCTTGCTGTTGAGCGACCTGCCCGGGGTCCAGGCCCGAGGCACCTTGCGTCCTGGCCAGGAATACGGAACCACCGACCTGGTGGTCGATACCGAGTCCGGGCCACTGTTGAACGGCACCCTGGAGGCGGACAACTTCGGCGGTTATTACACCGGTGAATACCGCCTGGGTGGCAGCCTCAACCTCAACAACCCCTTGCGTCTTGGCGACCAGTTGAGCCTGCGCGCGATGCGCAGCGACGAGTCGCAGCGTTATTTCCGCGCGGCCTACCAGTTGCCAGTCGGCCCCTGGTCGACCCGCATCGGGGGGGCGTACTCGGAAATGAGCTACCGCCTGGGCAGGAACTTCGAGGTACTGGATTACCACGGTGTCGCCAGCTTCCGCAGTTTCTTCGTCGCCCAGCCGCTGGTGCGTAGCCGCACCTTCGACCTCACTGCGCAACTGCAATACGAAGACAAACGGCTGCGTGACGACATCGACCTGTTCGAATTCAGCAGTCGCAAACAGATCGACCTGTGGACCCTGAGCCTCAGCGGCAACAGCCAGGACCGTTTTTTCGGGGGCGGCCAGAACTTCTTCGATCTGTCCTACGGCAGCGGGCGGCTGCGCTTCGGCGACCGTGAGGAAGAAGTCCAGGATGGCCGCACCGCGGGCACCTCGGGCGAGTTCGCCAAGCTCAATCTCAATGCGGCGCGCCTGCAACGCCTGAGCGATCGCTTCCAGCTCTATACCCGGCTGAGTGCGCAATGGGCCAACGACAACCTGGACAGCTCGGAAAAGCTCGGCCTTGGCGGCCCCTACGGTGTGCGCGGCTATCCGGTGGGCGCCGGCAGCGGCGACCAGGGTTGGCAGGCCAGCGCCGAACTGCGCTATGCCCTGGCGCCGCGCTGGCAGCTCAGCGCCTTCGCCGACAGCGGCACGGTCAAGGTCAACCGCCAGCCCTGGACCTCCGAGAACAACACCCGCCGGATTACCGCAACCGGTATCGGCGCCAGCTGGGTGGGGCCTTCGCAGCAAGTCAACCTGACGCTCGCCTGGCCGTTGCATGACAACGGCAAGACCCGGGAGAAGCCGGAGCGCCGCCCCCAGGTCTGGATGAACGCGACGCAATATTTCTAG